CATATCTTCGTCCATCTTATCCACCTCGCCCTCAGACCCCGCCTCATCTGCCTGCTTCTCGGCGTAATTATCAAGAGGAAGATTCTGAAACTCTTCCATGTCGTAAACAGAGCCTGGCAACTCAACATCTCTTGGGATTGACATGATGCCAAACTTTTGGCACATGCCCCAAGACCCGCTCGTACCATAGAATCCGACAATCTTGTGATTGGTTGGTGGCTCTGTAGAGGCAGATTGTTAGTTTTCTTTCTCAGCCTCCACGCAGGGGGCAGCCATGAAGCTTACCAAGAACCTTGACCTCATGCAGCTCCAAATCCGCCGCAAAACTCTGAAGATTCAAGCCACCTCTTGCCTGGCCATTAGACAACCACACTCTCAGGCCTTTTAACACGTCGTGGTTCTTCAGAGCCTTGGATACGGCCACCTTGGTGACTTCAACTCCAGGTGGGATCGCCATTTTCCTCGCCTGATGTCCTCCCATCTGTGTCGAAGGGGGTAACCTTGGGCCGCATGGCACCTTTGACCCATCCTCGTAATAGACATAGGCACCGTCCAACGCGCACCCGACCCTGACATCAATCATGGTGGCGTTCACAATCGTCCCATACCACTTGGTGCCCTTCCTCTTGCTCCGCTTCTTCAGCAAAACAGTCCACTTCCAATCATGATTCATGCCCCACTGTCCTTTCGAacgttcctcctcctcggcgttcGACCCAATGGCCGTTTTCGTGAAGCGAAGGTCGGTCCCGGGAATACCAGCATCGATGTACTCAGCCACTCGCAACCTCATCCAAGTCGAGATGTCATGAAACGTAGACTTTTCCCCATTCATACCCAGCGCCTCGATCCGATCCAACCCGCCGGTCGCCATCCTTTCCTCTTCGCTGACATGAGGGCCCAACCGCTCCATCAACTCTCGCAGTGAGAATCTCACACTCTTGAGCGGCTCGCCAGGGTAGGTGAGACCATCGCTGATAGACATATTCTTGCTGCAAACCCAAACACTGGCAAGCCCAGCATCGCACTTGATCTCAACATTTTGAGCAGCGCGGCCATCCACAGTGTCCTCCACCAAAGGACAAATCTCAGGTGCGCCCTCTGGCAAGGTCACATAGCCCGGTAACTGAAACTCGGGCGCGCTATTACGCAGAACAAGCGCGTCCTTGAGTTCAATCCGGTAGTATCCAGTCTGCGAGACGTCTGATCGGACCGGCTTCggctccttttcttcctcctcacccgcaCAGCGCAACGCGCGCGAGAGAAAATGCTCTGGCCATTGAAAGTAACCCCACCAAGAATGTTTGAATGCCCACCCCAAGTCATGACTGGTGATGAAATTAGGCTTTGTCGCCGAAGGGTTAAACGCCCGGACGATCTCCTTGTAAAACCGTCCCTGGCTCACGGAGCAAGCTTCCCACATGCATATAGGCCGCTCACAACGTTCCCTGCTGACTGCATCCCCGACAGGTGTCGGGTCAAGGAGGCAGTCTGGAATCTCATCCATGAACCGGGGCCACGAGTAGGTCGACTGACTCCCTGACATGGCCAGCGAGAGGCCTTCTGATTTGTGGATGGAGAAAAGGGCGTCTGGGAGGGTCCTTCCCAGCTTCTCATCAAAGTGCGCGTCCAGAAGCAGGGCCGCGATGACCGGTTTGTTGTTTGGGTGGAGAGGACCGCCCGAGTTCTTGACCGCTTTGGACATGATTCGGTACAAATCCTTGTGTCGCTGCTCCTGGCCTGCCTTTGATTTTGCCGCTTCCATCTCAGCCTCAACGTCGCGTAACTGGGAGATCGTCTTCTCGGTGCGGATGACGTGGATTCGGGGAACGGAACCCATGACCTGCTGCTTGCCAAAAGATTGCTGCTGGGCGTGCCTGCTGAGGGTGTCGGGGGAATATTCCTCTTCAATTCGAAACGACTGGCGAGGCAGCCCGTCCCAGTAGATGTTGTCGGCGGCCAAGGCTTGCCACATGTAAGCAGCCACACGTAGCTTGGAAATGGCGGCATCGAGACTCGAGTGAGTGCTGGAAATGTCGCCAAACTTGGCTGGTGGGCAGTCGATAAAGAGGGGTGAATCCTTTGCTACCAGGATGGCGAGATGAAGAGGCGGTACTTGCAGGAGAGGGGTGTACCGAAGGGATAGCTAGCTGCTGTGTCAGTGCCAAAACTCATGAGAAGCACTAACAATTCAAGATGAACATACCTCAACCGCGTTGGCGGCATCATTCCCCAATGTCACAGTGATCTTGTTCAGGCCAGGGGAAAGCATAACCAAGGCCTTGAACTGTCCCAACGACAGCGGCCAGCGCTGGTCAGGGAAGCCGGTGTTGCCATGCTCATCTTC
The sequence above is a segment of the Podospora pseudoanserina strain CBS 124.78 chromosome 5, whole genome shotgun sequence genome. Coding sequences within it:
- a CDS encoding hypothetical protein (COG:S; EggNog:ENOG503NYH8) encodes the protein MIEIENAEIDEVEEVHQRCFLLSGKCVTSTEPTSGTGGDFVVVEPKPSSFVLVHVEDEHGNTGFPDQRWPLSLGQFKALVMLSPGLNKITVTLGNDAANAVELSLRYTPLLQVPPLHLAILVAKDSPLFIDCPPAKFGDISSTHSSLDAAISKLRVAAYMWQALAADNIYWDGLPRQSFRIEEEYSPDTLSRHAQQQSFGKQQVMGSVPRIHVIRTEKTISQLRDVEAEMEAAKSKAGQEQRHKDLYRIMSKAVKNSGGPLHPNNKPVIAALLLDAHFDEKLGRTLPDALFSIHKSEGLSLAMSGSQSTYSWPRFMDEIPDCLLDPTPVGDAVSRERCERPICMWEACSVSQGRFYKEIVRAFNPSATKPNFITSHDLGWAFKHSWWGYFQWPEHFLSRALRCAGEEEEKEPKPVRSDVSQTGYYRIELKDALVLRNSAPEFQLPGYVTLPEGAPEICPLVEDTVDGRAAQNVEIKCDAGLASVWVCSKNMSISDGLTYPGEPLKSVRFSLRELMERLGPHVSEEERMATGGLDRIEALGMNGEKSTFHDISTWMRLRVAEYIDAGIPGTDLRFTKTAIGSNAEEEERSKGQWGMNHDWKWTVLLKKRSKRKGTKWYGTIVNATMIDVRVGCALDGAYVYYEDGSKVPCGPRLPPSTQMGGHQARKMAIPPGVEVTKVAVSKALKNHDVLKGLRVWLSNGQARGGLNLQSFAADLELHEVKVLEPPTNHKIVGFYGTSGSWGMCQKFGIMSIPRDVELPGSVYDMEEFQNLPLDNYAEKQADEAGSEGEVDKMDEDMEEDPDTGYDEEWDERTRKIYGK